The genomic window CACCTCCACCCCAAGTTTTCGCAACAGTTCTTGGAAATCGGGGTTAGCACCCACCTCTGTCAACACCAAAGTTGGAGCATCCGCAGTTTGCCACAGATGGGCATTTTCCGGTAAGTTGAGATGGCGACTCATCACCACTCGCAGGGGATTATGTGCCTCCACCTGATGGCTGGTTAAATAAGGATTATCCTGTCGGACTGTATTCCCGCCGACAATTATTGCATCACTTGCCGCCCGCAGTTGATGTACTTCAGTACGGGCCTCTTGGCTTGTCACCCAGGCGCTGTGACCAGAGGTAGTAGCAATTTTGCCATCTAAAGTCATGGCATATTTTAAAATTCCCAAAGGTCGTTTGTAGAGAATGCGATGCACAAAAGCTTCATTTAGCTGATGACAAGCTTCTTCTTCTACTCCTACCAACACTTCGATCCCCGCCGCACGTAAACGGGCAATCCCACCTCCAGCTACCAGTGGATTGGGATCAACCATACCCACTACTACTTTTGCCACCCCTGCTTGGATCAAGCCTTCCGAACAAGGGGGAGTCCGTCCGTAGTGATTGCAAGGTTCAAGTGACACATAGATTGTTGCACCACGAGAGCGATCGCCTGCTGCTTGCAAGGCAAACACTTCTGCATGAGGCTCACCTGCACGAGGATGAAACCCTTCGCCGACAATCTCGCCATTCTTGACAATCACCGCTCCGACTAACGGATTTGGTGAAGTCCGTCCTAAAGCGCGGCGAGCAAGTTCCAAACACCGCAGCATCATGCAAGAGTCAAAATCACTTCCTACCTTTTCCTGCGGTGGTGAATTCGATCCAACTGCTGACTCCACTAAATGTATATTTTCCTGAGTGTAATTTGGTAAGGATGCATCTGCTTGAGCGACCACTGGGGAATTATCCATAATTTTAGGCAACACTGTAAATATTCTGCACGCGATCGCGCAGCCTTTTCACAGGAGAATCGCGCTTTGCCCCTGATAATTAAACAGAGTCAAATTCAGGTGCTATTATTAGCTGTCTTAACTTGCATCAGCCTGTAATATTCAGATTACAATTCTTTTTGTAGCCTTTTTCATTTATTTGAACCACAATCTTCTGTTGGGTAGCACAGATATCTGTGCTACCCACCCATTTACAGCGTCGCTGCAAGTTCCTGTAAGCGATCGCTTCCATCGCGGAAGACGGGCCAACCATCCCCCACCAGCACTGCTTCTATCCGACTCAGTTGAGCCAGCCTGCGAACAGAAGCAACAGCCTTCTCTCGATTCAGCAGCTTGTCATCTGGCAATATAGTTAAGCTACCTGCTTTGCGTGCCCTGACTAAATCTCCTGTAATCAAAGTCGTCTCCTCCAGTAACAGAGCCAATTCACCGGGAGTTTTCGAGCCTTGGAGTTCAATCACCTTAAGTCCTGGTACAAATTCTTCTCCATCAAACAGCCAGCGATCGCAAGGTATGGGGAAAGTGTCTTTTTCTGCCAGAGGGCCAGCTATCTTAGCATAAGTTTGATCGGCAATTTCTTTACTTGCCCTGACATGCTCGGAATTTGTCAGCACAATCCAAACTACACCACCGAGGGATTTCAGATGATTCCAATCATGGTTTGATAGGGCTACTGGGTCAATCAAGATGTTGCCATCTGGGCGAATCCAGGCAATCCCATTGAAATCAATATTTCTTGCCGGATTGAAATTAGACCAGCTATAAAGATCGGGACGGTGCAAAGATTTCATGATGATTCTGGATCAGTACTTCAGTAATTGACTATTAGTATCAATAATTAAGTATATAGATTATAAGGTTGCATTCTCTCTGGATCTGGAATTTGAGTATACTACGATAAATCTATCGATATTATGAATTTTCTTTGGTTTACAGAAATTCCCAGATAACGGCAATAGAGATCAACGGAGGTATAGGGGTGAGTGAGATGCAGCGCCAAAAAATATCAGCGAAGGCAGACCAGTTTAGAGAGTCAGTGATTCGGGAAATGACGCGGGTAGCACTGCAACACGATGCAGTGAATCTGGCGCAGGGGTTCCCCGATTTTCCCTGTCCCTTGGAGTTGAAACAAGCAGCTTACGAAGCAATAGAGGCAGATGTCAACCAGTATGCCATTACTTGGGGCGATCGCCCATTTCGTCATGCGATCGCCAACAAAGTTCGTTGGTATCTCGGTTTAGATATCGATCCCGAAACCCAAATCACTGTTACCTGCGGTTCCACAGAAGCAATGGCAGCTGTGATGCTAGCGACAGTCGATCCTGGGGATGAAGTGATTGTATTTGAGCCATATTACGAAAACTACGGCCCTGATGCGATTTTAGCTGGTGCTAAACCCCGGTACGTGACACTGCATCCTCCTCATTGGACATTTGATGAAGCACAGTTGCGTCAAGCTTTCAATGCCAATACCAAAGCTATTATTATCAACACACCCCACAACCCCACAGGTAAAGTCTTCACCCGTGAAGAACTCACCCTAATTGCTGAACTTTGTCAAAAGTGGGATGTGTTAGCGTTCACAGACGAAATTTACGAACATATTCTCTATGATGGCACTCAACATATTGCCCTAGCGACCCTTCCCGGAATGGAAGAACGCACTGTTACCATTAACGGTCTATCCAAAACTTACAGTGTCACTGGATGGCGAGTCGGCTACATTTTGGCAAACCCCGAATTAACGGGAGCGATTCGCAAAGTCCATGACTTTTTGACCGTTGGCGCTCCTGCACCATTGCAACGAGCCGGAGTTGCCGCCATGCAACTGCCACCATCCTATTATCAAGAACTAGCCAAACTTTATCACCAGAAGCGAGACAGCATTTTACAGATTCTAGATCAGGTTGGCATTCCCTATTTCGTTCCCAAAGGAGCTTATTACGTTCTTGCAGATATTTCCAAATTTGGCTACAAAACTGATGTTGAATTTACTTATCATCTAATTAAAAATATTGGTGTTGCCGTAGTTCCTGGTTCCAGCTTTTTCAGCCAACCAGAAAAAGGACATTCATTGATCAGATTTTGCTTCAGTAAAAGACCTGAGACATTACAAACAGCCAGCGATCGTTTACTCAAATTGCAATCAAATCTACAACCCACATCCTAACATGACCTCTCAGAATATAATCGTCTGAGCTAATGCGATCGCAATTCAATGGAATTCTCTATCAACTGAAAAATAAGTGCAATTGGCAAGACTTATCCAAGGACTTTCCCCCTTATTCCACCGTCTATTGGCACTTGCATTCAGTGGCGAGCGGCTGGGGTATTTGAGGAACTGATGAGTGTCTTACATGGAAAAGTGCGTGAACAGGTAAAAAAACCGCACTGGACGACGTTGATCATCATTGACTCCCAAGCGGTGAAAAATACCTACAATGCCAGTGTGGAGTCGAAAGGTTTTTGTTTCTACAAAGCCACCAACGGTATTTTAATTGGCATCTGGCTATTGACACCCTTGGGTTTCCCTTCTTTACGCACTGCACTCAATCTATTAAAGATGCACGCGATCGCTATACCAACATTAAAATCAGCTACCTCTTGCAAAAAATGCAAGAATATGAAGAAATCGCCATTCTCACTTTTGTTAGCCTGTTGCACGAAGAGAGAAGCGATCGCCCAAGACAGTGTTTCTTGAACGCGTATCTTTGAGCAAAGAAGTTGGATTGACTGGGGAAATCTCTGCAAGAAAGTGACACTCCCCTGGCAGATTGCAGATGTCATGTAGGAGATATTCAATTTTCAATCCCACACCCGACGCAAATTCAACACAAAACCCGGTAACACCGCTTCACCGGACAACTCAGTCGGAT from Nostoc sp. UHCC 0926 includes these protein-coding regions:
- a CDS encoding pyridoxal phosphate-dependent aminotransferase encodes the protein MQRQKISAKADQFRESVIREMTRVALQHDAVNLAQGFPDFPCPLELKQAAYEAIEADVNQYAITWGDRPFRHAIANKVRWYLGLDIDPETQITVTCGSTEAMAAVMLATVDPGDEVIVFEPYYENYGPDAILAGAKPRYVTLHPPHWTFDEAQLRQAFNANTKAIIINTPHNPTGKVFTREELTLIAELCQKWDVLAFTDEIYEHILYDGTQHIALATLPGMEERTVTINGLSKTYSVTGWRVGYILANPELTGAIRKVHDFLTVGAPAPLQRAGVAAMQLPPSYYQELAKLYHQKRDSILQILDQVGIPYFVPKGAYYVLADISKFGYKTDVEFTYHLIKNIGVAVVPGSSFFSQPEKGHSLIRFCFSKRPETLQTASDRLLKLQSNLQPTS
- the ribD gene encoding bifunctional diaminohydroxyphosphoribosylaminopyrimidine deaminase/5-amino-6-(5-phosphoribosylamino)uracil reductase RibD, which encodes MDNSPVVAQADASLPNYTQENIHLVESAVGSNSPPQEKVGSDFDSCMMLRCLELARRALGRTSPNPLVGAVIVKNGEIVGEGFHPRAGEPHAEVFALQAAGDRSRGATIYVSLEPCNHYGRTPPCSEGLIQAGVAKVVVGMVDPNPLVAGGGIARLRAAGIEVLVGVEEEACHQLNEAFVHRILYKRPLGILKYAMTLDGKIATTSGHSAWVTSQEARTEVHQLRAASDAIIVGGNTVRQDNPYLTSHQVEAHNPLRVVMSRHLNLPENAHLWQTADAPTLVLTEVGANPDFQELLRKLGVEVVELTSLTPDKTMAYLYERGFCSVLWECGGTLAASAIAQGAVQKVLAFIAPKIIGGSIAPTPVGDLGFTTMTEALSLERVRWRVVGSDCLVEGYFPQKANSQ
- a CDS encoding MBL fold metallo-hydrolase — translated: MKSLHRPDLYSWSNFNPARNIDFNGIAWIRPDGNILIDPVALSNHDWNHLKSLGGVVWIVLTNSEHVRASKEIADQTYAKIAGPLAEKDTFPIPCDRWLFDGEEFVPGLKVIELQGSKTPGELALLLEETTLITGDLVRARKAGSLTILPDDKLLNREKAVASVRRLAQLSRIEAVLVGDGWPVFRDGSDRLQELAATL
- a CDS encoding transposase; its protein translation is MRSQFNGILYQLKNKCNWQDLSKDFPPYSTVYWHLHSVASGWGI